A single genomic interval of Pseudomonadota bacterium harbors:
- a CDS encoding DegT/DnrJ/EryC1/StrS family aminotransferase, giving the protein MSEHLIPWWRIDLGDSEAESVRQAINARCINQGKLCREFEERVEARLNVGHAVTCANGSAALFLALLSCGVEPGDEVIVPAVTYIATAHAVKLAGARVRLVDVQEDRPLLDPVAVGRAITPLTRAIIAVHLNGCACDINGLRRYGLPVIEDAAQAFCSRGPDGWLGTLGDAGAYSMSIAKIMTTGEGGFMVSNNRNTAGAARCLRNQGVEVIADNVFDRFGFNFRLTDIQAAIGLAQFAQLPRKIEAVRNVYRFYREAVPGLHILPVDLDGGELPLWTQGVSSNRDFLISRLGEQGIQVRPFNPCLADSPQLEATGDFPNARRFAEQVFTLPSGPDQSGEDLEKVARALREVV; this is encoded by the coding sequence ATGAGCGAGCACCTGATTCCCTGGTGGCGCATCGATCTGGGAGATTCTGAAGCAGAGAGTGTCCGACAGGCAATCAATGCCCGATGTATTAACCAGGGCAAGCTGTGTCGAGAATTTGAAGAGCGGGTTGAGGCGAGATTAAACGTCGGGCATGCTGTAACCTGTGCAAACGGCAGTGCTGCGCTGTTTCTGGCTCTTCTTTCCTGTGGTGTAGAACCCGGAGATGAAGTTATTGTCCCGGCGGTTACCTATATTGCTACAGCCCATGCTGTGAAACTGGCCGGAGCGAGGGTTCGGCTGGTGGATGTTCAGGAAGATCGGCCTTTGCTGGACCCCGTGGCGGTGGGCAGAGCCATTACACCCCTTACCAGAGCAATCATTGCTGTCCATCTGAATGGTTGTGCCTGCGATATCAACGGTTTGCGTCGTTATGGCCTGCCGGTGATCGAAGATGCTGCCCAGGCTTTTTGTTCGCGCGGGCCTGATGGCTGGTTGGGAACTCTTGGTGATGCCGGTGCTTATTCAATGTCGATTGCCAAGATCATGACGACCGGCGAGGGCGGTTTCATGGTATCAAATAACAGGAATACTGCAGGCGCTGCCCGGTGTCTGAGAAATCAGGGGGTTGAAGTCATCGCAGACAATGTCTTTGACCGATTCGGTTTTAATTTTCGGTTGACCGACATACAGGCAGCAATAGGTCTGGCTCAGTTTGCACAGTTACCTCGAAAGATTGAAGCAGTTCGTAATGTGTACAGGTTTTATCGGGAAGCTGTTCCTGGCTTACATATACTGCCGGTGGATTTGGACGGTGGCGAGTTACCGTTATGGACCCAGGGGGTAAGCAGCAACCGGGATTTTTTGATTTCCCGATTGGGCGAACAGGGAATACAGGTCCGCCCTTTTAATCCTTGTCTTGCCGATAGTCCCCAGCTTGAAGCGACTGGTGATTTTCCTAATGCACGGAGATTTGCCGAGCAAGTTTTTACCCTGCCATCGGGACCGGACCAGTCAGGAGAAGATCTGGAAAAAGTCGCCCGTGCCCTGCGTGAGGTGGTGTGA
- a CDS encoding radical SAM protein — translation MFDPDFDRQKLMFHPAPVAHWLAAGKTAGPLYTELELSNRCNCRCLFCGVDHQVNKTGAMMRLPLAEKIIGGLAECGNKSLMLCGNGEPLLNPDVLEIVRFAAGRMSVSITTNGSPLNASKLPLIDSLEWIRFSINGCNPNNYGEIHGTNPEVFTRVIENLVAAVERKKRMKLPVTIGTQLVLLPENAALVKDFAENLKEIGVDYFSVKPYSQHPLSENRLAIDYRDYLDLREEVLSLERDSFKVIFRTASMLKAGGAKTYGQCFGTHFISFISANGDVWECNVFVGDPRFFIGNGGDESIRSIWEGERRQKVVEFVENELDLGLCRDLCRMDECNRFLWRLKNPLPHDNFI, via the coding sequence GTGTTTGATCCTGATTTTGACCGACAGAAACTGATGTTTCACCCGGCGCCGGTAGCACACTGGCTGGCGGCAGGAAAAACCGCCGGCCCCCTGTACACTGAACTGGAATTGAGTAACCGCTGCAATTGCCGCTGCCTGTTCTGCGGGGTGGACCATCAGGTAAACAAGACCGGAGCGATGATGCGCCTGCCGCTGGCGGAAAAGATTATCGGCGGCCTTGCGGAATGCGGCAATAAATCACTGATGCTTTGTGGGAATGGCGAGCCGCTTCTGAATCCGGATGTTCTGGAAATTGTCCGCTTTGCAGCCGGCCGGATGAGTGTTTCCATCACCACGAACGGCAGCCCTCTCAACGCGAGCAAGCTCCCGCTGATCGACAGCCTGGAGTGGATCAGGTTCTCGATTAACGGTTGTAATCCGAATAATTACGGTGAGATTCACGGCACAAATCCGGAGGTGTTCACCAGGGTGATCGAAAATCTGGTCGCCGCGGTTGAGCGCAAAAAAAGGATGAAACTTCCGGTCACCATCGGGACCCAACTGGTCCTGCTCCCTGAAAACGCCGCTCTGGTAAAAGATTTCGCCGAAAACCTCAAGGAGATCGGCGTTGATTATTTCAGTGTTAAGCCGTATTCTCAACATCCCTTGAGTGAAAATCGTCTGGCAATCGATTACCGCGACTATCTCGACCTGCGGGAAGAGGTGCTGTCCCTGGAGCGCGATTCCTTCAAGGTGATTTTCCGGACAGCATCCATGCTCAAGGCCGGAGGGGCCAAAACCTACGGGCAATGTTTCGGGACCCATTTTATTTCCTTTATCTCCGCCAATGGCGATGTCTGGGAGTGCAATGTCTTTGTCGGCGATCCGCGCTTTTTCATCGGCAACGGTGGGGATGAATCGATCAGGAGCATCTGGGAAGGGGAGCGGCGGCAAAAGGTGGTGGAGTTTGTTGAGAATGAACTCGATCTCGGGTTGTGCCGGGATTTATGCCGGATGGATGAATGCAACCGGTTTTTATGGCGTTTGAAAAATCCGCTTCCCCATGATAATTTCATATAA
- a CDS encoding radical SAM protein produces the protein MYNSDSDCEAGVDSRSPLIIPETYNYVGVFLALHCNLRCSYCINRFGELDCSRPLLSGEAWVAGLNRIVSRGDLPITLQGGEPSLHPDFYEIINGIRPDLNIDLLTNLQFDVDEFMERVTPARIRREAPYASIRVSYHPESMDLDKLLFKVLKMVERGYSIGVWAVAHPQAMVAIAEAGEKCSTLGIDFRTKEFLGGYQGKIYGSYKFAGAIGGRTGRRVECRTSELLLGPHGDLYRCHSDLYGGRQSCGHLNAPDLQLSECFQECDYFGDCNPCDVKIKTNRFQEFGHTSVEIRFAEQTEAGGASGV, from the coding sequence ATGTATAATTCTGATTCTGATTGTGAGGCTGGTGTCGATTCCCGGTCGCCGTTGATCATCCCCGAGACGTATAATTATGTAGGAGTGTTTTTAGCCTTGCACTGCAATCTTCGTTGCTCGTATTGCATCAATCGCTTTGGTGAACTTGACTGTTCCCGGCCGCTTCTTTCCGGGGAGGCATGGGTCGCCGGTCTCAACCGGATTGTCAGTCGCGGTGATCTGCCCATTACCCTGCAAGGTGGAGAGCCCAGCCTGCATCCCGATTTTTATGAGATTATCAATGGCATCCGGCCCGACCTGAACATTGATCTGCTGACCAATCTGCAGTTTGATGTTGATGAATTCATGGAACGGGTGACCCCTGCAAGAATCCGGCGGGAGGCGCCATATGCCTCAATCCGGGTTTCCTATCATCCGGAGAGCATGGACCTGGACAAGTTACTGTTCAAAGTTCTGAAAATGGTTGAAAGGGGCTATTCCATCGGGGTCTGGGCTGTGGCCCACCCTCAGGCCATGGTCGCTATTGCGGAAGCCGGAGAAAAATGTTCGACCCTGGGAATTGATTTCAGGACCAAGGAATTTCTCGGCGGTTATCAGGGGAAGATCTACGGGTCCTATAAGTTTGCCGGGGCGATCGGGGGGCGCACGGGCAGACGGGTTGAATGCCGGACCAGTGAACTTTTGCTCGGGCCTCACGGGGATCTGTACCGCTGTCACAGTGATCTCTATGGCGGGCGGCAGTCCTGTGGGCATCTGAATGCCCCGGACCTGCAGCTGAGCGAGTGTTTTCAGGAGTGTGATTATTTCGGTGACTGTAATCCCTGTGATGTTAAAATCAAGACCAATCGCTTTCAGGAATTTGGCCATACCTCGGTAGAGATCAGGTTTGCCGAGCAGACAGAGGCGGGAGGAGCGTCCGGTGTTTGA
- a CDS encoding WbuC family cupin fold metalloprotein, producing the protein MREAPGALFNDQSCLVVDQTMVEEIKQRALSDPRGRFRLCLHHRPSDGVQQMIIACTPRSYSAPHRHPGRVLSYQMIEGRLSVVLFDDNGRVEQVFRLGGDGPFCLWLGASQWYMPLAETETAVFCEVLQGPNADDQAVEWAPWAPEEGGPEAAAYLRKLGCDVLGIGVEYEKQGLDCPDVTGKVVA; encoded by the coding sequence ATGAGGGAGGCGCCGGGAGCTCTATTCAATGACCAGTCCTGTCTGGTTGTCGATCAGACAATGGTTGAAGAAATAAAGCAGCGAGCCTTATCCGACCCCAGGGGCCGTTTTCGACTCTGTCTGCACCACAGACCATCGGATGGTGTGCAGCAGATGATTATTGCCTGCACTCCCCGCAGTTACTCGGCGCCGCATCGTCACCCCGGGCGCGTTCTTTCCTACCAGATGATCGAAGGGCGGCTGTCCGTGGTGCTCTTCGACGACAACGGCAGGGTGGAACAGGTCTTTCGCCTCGGCGGAGATGGGCCTTTCTGCCTGTGGCTGGGGGCGTCGCAGTGGTACATGCCGCTGGCCGAGACGGAGACGGCGGTTTTCTGCGAGGTACTGCAGGGGCCGAATGCGGACGATCAGGCGGTAGAGTGGGCCCCCTGGGCGCCGGAGGAGGGAGGGCCCGAGGCAGCCGCTTATCTGCGGAAACTGGGTTGCGATGTTTTGGGAATTGGGGTTGAGTACGAAAAGCAGGGCCTGGATTGCCCGGATGTGACTGGAAAAGTGGTGGCATGA
- a CDS encoding glycosyltransferase family 9 protein, with protein MTRKKHKVLIIKLGYSETLIPEIGNSCSLGDVMRSTVVLHLFKDDHVTWLTDAAAVPLLEGNSYIDRILVFDLLTVLQLEEERFDKVINLEKVPGICAMVNRISAWSHSGFRFDPETGRAEAYEMAHEALAVATREDFKKLNDKNWAEVLFDMLGATWNGESFILGYQPKSTPVFDVGFNTNVGPLLPVKAWPEEYWHELEMKLTGDFSVSYQQHLNNLIGYIEWINSCKMLVTSDSLGLYLGIALGKKVLALFGPTSEIDQSPHPNLRFVKPELARDCIPCLKKHCDYDDPCMRYISTDQVLAVIHEWLPGE; from the coding sequence ATGACAAGAAAGAAACATAAAGTTTTGATCATCAAGCTGGGGTATTCGGAGACCCTGATTCCGGAAATCGGCAACAGTTGCAGTCTCGGTGATGTCATGCGTTCGACGGTGGTCCTGCACCTTTTCAAGGATGACCATGTTACCTGGTTGACCGACGCTGCCGCGGTGCCGCTTCTGGAGGGCAATTCCTATATCGACCGCATTCTGGTTTTCGATCTCCTGACCGTCCTGCAGCTCGAGGAGGAACGGTTCGACAAGGTCATTAACCTGGAGAAGGTCCCGGGCATCTGTGCCATGGTAAACCGGATCAGCGCCTGGAGTCATTCCGGTTTTCGTTTCGACCCGGAGACCGGCCGGGCCGAGGCCTATGAGATGGCCCACGAGGCACTGGCCGTGGCTACCCGGGAAGACTTTAAAAAGCTGAACGACAAGAATTGGGCGGAAGTGCTTTTTGACATGCTGGGCGCTACCTGGAATGGTGAGAGCTTCATCCTTGGCTATCAACCAAAAAGCACCCCGGTGTTTGATGTCGGCTTTAATACCAACGTTGGTCCCCTGTTGCCGGTCAAGGCCTGGCCGGAAGAATACTGGCATGAGCTTGAGATGAAATTGACCGGGGATTTTTCTGTCAGTTATCAGCAGCATCTCAACAACCTTATCGGGTATATCGAATGGATAAACTCCTGTAAAATGCTGGTTACAAGCGATTCCCTGGGCCTTTATCTGGGGATTGCCCTCGGGAAAAAGGTCCTCGCCCTGTTTGGTCCCACCTCGGAAATCGATCAGTCCCCTCATCCCAACCTCAGATTTGTCAAGCCCGAATTGGCTCGGGATTGCATCCCTTGTCTGAAGAAACATTGCGATTATGACGACCCCTGCATGCGCTATATCTCCACGGACCAGGTTCTGGCGGTTATTCATGAGTGGCTGCCGGGTGAATGA
- a CDS encoding flippase-like domain-containing protein codes for MNDSVLKYLLLCVKLVIMLLLVGWVVKQVHWQDYQFVDQEGIVSLRPGLISCLSGFQLLPFLAALGLQFLTVYLTAWRWRLLMFVQGIVLDARSVVRLSFLGEFFNNFLPGAMGGDVVKAYYVMQHSGRKGAALVSIFANRFAGLLAMVILSLLVLAVCLFRDQAEVTALRQPAFSIVFISVAIGAVMFVALNERFNNSAMLRWLITRLPFSRQLEVLRAAMHLHRKMDGLLAPVVIYSLLIVLAFVLSVMFIGLSLGINLHWYQYFLYMPLIMMITAVPITPGGVGVMEELFLYFFSSAGDPQKILAMALLYRLTLIVTGLPGGVVFLRSEKISRQDLQEGLDKMENDLASTGS; via the coding sequence GTGAATGATTCCGTCCTGAAATATCTGCTGCTTTGCGTCAAGCTTGTGATCATGTTGTTGCTGGTGGGTTGGGTTGTCAAGCAGGTCCATTGGCAGGATTATCAATTTGTGGATCAGGAAGGAATCGTCTCGCTCCGTCCGGGTCTGATCTCCTGTCTGAGCGGATTCCAGCTGCTGCCCTTTCTGGCGGCACTGGGATTACAGTTCCTGACTGTGTATCTGACTGCCTGGCGCTGGCGACTGCTGATGTTTGTGCAGGGGATTGTTCTTGACGCCCGGAGCGTGGTCAGGCTTTCATTTCTGGGAGAGTTTTTTAATAATTTTCTCCCGGGCGCGATGGGCGGGGATGTGGTCAAGGCCTACTATGTCATGCAGCACAGCGGCAGGAAAGGGGCTGCTCTGGTCAGCATTTTTGCCAACCGTTTTGCCGGATTGCTTGCAATGGTCATTCTCTCCCTTCTCGTGCTGGCTGTGTGCCTGTTCCGGGATCAGGCCGAAGTGACAGCTCTGAGGCAACCGGCATTTTCGATTGTTTTCATCAGTGTTGCAATTGGCGCCGTGATGTTTGTCGCATTGAATGAACGGTTCAATAACTCCGCGATGCTGCGATGGTTGATCACCAGATTGCCCTTTTCTCGGCAACTGGAAGTTCTGCGCGCGGCAATGCACCTTCATCGGAAAATGGATGGTCTGCTGGCCCCGGTGGTCATTTATTCGCTGCTCATTGTTCTCGCCTTTGTCCTTTCCGTTATGTTTATCGGCCTGAGTCTTGGTATCAATCTGCATTGGTACCAGTATTTTCTCTATATGCCTCTGATCATGATGATCACGGCGGTGCCGATTACCCCGGGCGGGGTGGGGGTGATGGAGGAACTCTTCCTTTATTTTTTCAGCTCCGCCGGTGACCCGCAAAAGATCCTGGCCATGGCTCTGCTCTACAGGCTGACCCTGATTGTCACTGGGCTGCCGGGGGGAGTCGTTTTTCTTCGCTCCGAAAAAATATCCCGACAGGATCTGCAGGAGGGACTTGATAAGATGGAAAACGATCTGGCTTCTACTGGTTCTTGA